A genomic segment from Bradyrhizobium diazoefficiens USDA 110 encodes:
- a CDS encoding TerC family protein, protein MMHLLASPEAWAALLTLTSLEIVLGIDNVIFLSVIVSRIPEKQAHRARQIGLALALVFRIILLSVLVWLIGLTAPVFSFVGYDFSWRDLILIGGGLFLIAKATHEIHAEVEADEGEGDRASGRNAFFWVIVQIIVIDIVFSLDSIITAIGMAQDIEIMIAAVVIACLIMYLSSGPVSRFVAEHPTTKMLALAFLVLIGVALVADGFQFHIPRGYIYFAIAFSAAVEFFNVLAKRNRRKAGK, encoded by the coding sequence ATGATGCATCTCCTCGCCAGCCCCGAAGCCTGGGCCGCGCTGCTCACCTTGACGTCGCTCGAGATCGTGCTCGGCATCGACAATGTGATCTTCCTGTCGGTGATCGTCTCGCGCATCCCGGAGAAGCAGGCGCACCGCGCCCGCCAGATCGGGCTCGCGCTGGCGCTGGTGTTCCGCATCATCTTGCTCAGCGTTCTGGTCTGGCTGATCGGCCTGACCGCGCCGGTGTTCTCGTTTGTGGGTTACGATTTCTCCTGGCGCGACCTCATCCTGATCGGCGGCGGCCTGTTCCTGATCGCGAAGGCGACGCACGAGATCCACGCCGAGGTCGAAGCCGATGAGGGGGAGGGCGACAGGGCCTCCGGCCGCAACGCCTTCTTCTGGGTGATCGTCCAGATCATCGTCATCGACATCGTGTTCTCGCTGGACTCGATCATCACCGCGATCGGCATGGCGCAGGACATCGAGATCATGATCGCGGCCGTCGTGATCGCCTGCCTGATCATGTACCTTTCGTCGGGGCCGGTGTCGCGATTCGTCGCGGAGCATCCGACCACGAAGATGCTGGCGCTGGCCTTCCTGGTGCTGATCGGCGTCGCGCTGGTTGCGGATGGATTCCAATTCCACATCCCGCGCGGCTACATCTATTTCGCAATTGCGTTCTCGGCGGCGGTGGAGTTCTTCAACGTGCTGGCCAAGCGCAACCGCAGGAAAGCCGGCAAATAG
- the pcsA gene encoding phosphatidylcholine synthase, with the protein MAYVQTGLVLIAEAMDTQQDSLKPRPAMRAAAFSVHVFTAFGAAIALLAMLEAVREHWAAMFQWLGVALIIDAIDGPIARRLDVKNVQPNWSGDVLDLVVDFVTYVFVPAYAIVASGLLLPVAAPLLGVAIIVTSALYFADLRMKADDNHFRGFPALWNAAAFYLFLLHWPPLWSTLLVAALVVLTFVPFHVLHPVRVVRLRWLTMSLIGIWAVLSLYTLDMDFRVGPGVTLALCAIALWISFSDALIRFARSFA; encoded by the coding sequence ATGGCTTATGTGCAAACCGGCCTCGTTCTGATAGCAGAAGCCATGGATACCCAGCAGGATTCCCTGAAGCCGAGACCGGCGATGCGCGCCGCGGCCTTCTCGGTGCACGTCTTCACCGCCTTCGGCGCGGCCATTGCGCTGCTGGCGATGCTGGAGGCCGTGCGCGAGCACTGGGCGGCGATGTTTCAATGGCTGGGCGTCGCTCTGATCATCGACGCGATCGACGGTCCGATCGCGCGCCGGCTTGACGTCAAGAACGTGCAGCCGAACTGGTCGGGCGACGTGCTCGATCTCGTGGTCGACTTCGTCACCTATGTGTTCGTGCCGGCCTACGCGATCGTAGCGAGCGGCCTGCTGCTGCCGGTCGCGGCTCCCTTGCTCGGCGTCGCCATCATCGTCACCAGCGCATTATATTTCGCCGATCTGCGGATGAAGGCCGATGACAATCATTTCCGCGGCTTCCCGGCGCTGTGGAACGCGGCTGCGTTCTACCTGTTCCTGCTGCACTGGCCGCCGCTGTGGTCGACGCTGCTGGTCGCGGCCCTCGTGGTGCTGACCTTCGTGCCGTTCCATGTGTTGCATCCGGTCCGCGTCGTGCGGCTGCGCTGGCTGACGATGTCGCTGATCGGGATCTGGGCGGTGCTCTCCCTTTACACGCTGGACATGGACTTTCGCGTCGGTCCCGGCGTGACGCTCGCGCTGTGCGCCATCGCGCTCTGGATCAGCTTCAGCGACGCATTGATCCGCTTCGCAAGATCCTTCGCATGA
- a CDS encoding UbiH/UbiF family hydroxylase: MTDASTLFDAAVIGGGPAGLSAAIALAQAGARTALVARRLPYADNRTTALLGASVELLESLDVWPRCKDKAAALEIMRLVDDTGRLFRAPEVRFSCHEIGLDAFGYNIDNRSLMLALEERAAELPGIVRFDDEAESVVIEADDVAIRTASAQFLAARLVVGADGRHSLCREAAGIAVTRRDLTQTALTFNVGHARPHRNVSTEFHTPHGPCVFVPLPGNRSSIVWVAAPAEAERLRGLSDDELSAAIEKQSHSILGRMTVEPGRNLFPLAIERPKSFGRDRIALVGEAAHVVPPIGAQGLNLGLRDAADIARLAGDAIASGEDPGAPDVLERYDRARRPDILSRTFAIDIANRSLLNDFLPLQPVRAVGMHLLGAIGPLRRFAMREGLTPTWRR, translated from the coding sequence ATGACAGACGCATCGACACTCTTTGACGCAGCCGTGATCGGCGGCGGACCGGCGGGACTTAGCGCGGCCATCGCGCTGGCGCAGGCGGGTGCACGGACCGCGCTGGTGGCGCGCCGCCTGCCCTATGCCGACAACCGCACCACGGCGCTGCTAGGCGCCTCCGTCGAGCTGCTGGAGAGCCTCGACGTCTGGCCGCGCTGCAAGGACAAGGCGGCCGCGCTCGAAATCATGCGCCTCGTCGACGACACCGGCCGGCTGTTCCGGGCGCCGGAGGTCCGCTTCTCCTGTCACGAGATCGGGCTCGACGCCTTCGGCTACAACATCGACAACCGCTCGCTGATGCTGGCGCTGGAAGAGCGCGCGGCCGAACTGCCCGGGATCGTCCGTTTCGACGACGAGGCCGAAAGCGTCGTCATTGAAGCCGACGATGTCGCGATCCGCACGGCCTCCGCGCAATTCCTCGCAGCCCGCCTCGTGGTCGGCGCCGACGGCCGGCATTCGCTGTGCCGGGAGGCTGCCGGCATCGCGGTGACGCGGCGCGACCTGACGCAGACCGCGCTCACCTTCAACGTCGGCCATGCGCGGCCGCATCGCAATGTCTCGACCGAGTTCCACACGCCCCACGGGCCCTGCGTGTTCGTGCCCCTGCCCGGCAACCGCTCCAGCATCGTCTGGGTCGCAGCTCCCGCGGAAGCGGAACGCCTCCGCGGCTTAAGCGACGACGAGCTGTCCGCCGCGATCGAGAAGCAGTCGCATTCCATCCTGGGACGCATGACGGTCGAGCCCGGCCGCAACCTGTTTCCGCTGGCGATCGAACGTCCGAAATCCTTCGGCCGCGACCGCATCGCGCTGGTCGGCGAAGCCGCCCATGTGGTTCCCCCGATCGGCGCCCAGGGCCTCAACCTTGGCCTGCGCGATGCCGCCGACATTGCCAGACTTGCGGGCGATGCCATCGCCTCGGGCGAGGATCCCGGCGCGCCCGACGTGCTCGAGCGCTACGACCGCGCCCGGCGGCCCGACATCCTGAGCCGGACCTTTGCGATCGACATCGCCAACCGCTCCTTGCTCAACGATTTCCTGCCGCTCCAGCCGGTCCGCGCCGTCGGCATGCACCTGCTCGGCGCCATCGGCCCGCTCCGGCGCTTCGCCATGCGGGAGGGGCTGACGCCTACCTGGCGGCGGTAA
- a CDS encoding AEC family transporter, translating into MVDILNLALPYFGLIFVGFACGKIKSLPESGLAWMNFFLLYVSLPALLFAIMSKTPFAELNNPPFLVATTLSTVTAFTLALVVGKVLGRLTLREATLAGLSGGYGNIGYMGPGLALAVLGAKASAPTALIFCCDSIFLFTIVPLLIELSDRDHPSIVHAFGVVLKQIVLNPLIMSACFGAAVAALHIELPVALDRTITFLQNAAAPTALFVLGVTVALRPFDRVPWEVPGVVAVKLLFHPLAAFGLMLAFGPFAQPWAATAVLMASLPPALNVFVIARQNDAWIESASVAVLLGTFASVVTLTSVMWAIQTGRLAFP; encoded by the coding sequence ATGGTCGATATCCTCAATCTGGCGCTACCGTATTTCGGCTTGATCTTCGTCGGATTTGCCTGCGGCAAGATCAAATCCCTGCCGGAATCGGGCCTGGCCTGGATGAACTTCTTCCTGCTCTACGTGTCGCTGCCGGCGCTGCTGTTCGCGATCATGTCGAAGACGCCGTTTGCGGAGCTGAACAACCCGCCGTTCCTGGTCGCAACCACGCTGTCGACGGTTACGGCGTTCACGCTGGCGCTCGTCGTCGGCAAGGTTCTCGGCCGCCTGACCCTGCGCGAGGCGACGCTCGCAGGGCTCTCCGGCGGCTACGGCAACATCGGCTATATGGGGCCGGGGCTGGCGCTCGCCGTGCTCGGGGCGAAGGCTTCGGCGCCGACCGCGCTGATCTTTTGCTGCGACAGCATCTTCCTGTTCACGATCGTGCCGCTCCTGATCGAGCTGTCCGACCGCGATCATCCCTCGATCGTCCATGCCTTCGGCGTGGTGCTGAAGCAGATCGTGCTCAACCCGCTGATCATGTCGGCCTGTTTTGGCGCGGCGGTGGCAGCGCTGCATATCGAGCTGCCGGTCGCGCTCGACCGCACCATCACATTCCTCCAGAACGCTGCAGCCCCGACCGCGCTGTTCGTGCTCGGCGTGACCGTGGCGCTCCGCCCGTTCGATCGGGTGCCGTGGGAGGTGCCGGGCGTGGTCGCGGTGAAGCTGCTGTTCCATCCGCTCGCAGCGTTCGGCCTGATGCTGGCGTTCGGCCCGTTCGCGCAGCCTTGGGCCGCGACCGCCGTGCTGATGGCCTCGCTGCCGCCGGCGCTCAACGTGTTCGTGATCGCCCGGCAGAATGACGCCTGGATCGAATCCGCCTCCGTCGCCGTGCTGCTCGGGACGTTTGCGTCCGTGGTCACGCTGACCAGCGTGATGTGGGCGATCCAGACCGGCCGGCTGGCGTTTCCGTGA
- the hspQ gene encoding heat shock protein HspQ: MIKARTAKFQIGQVVRHRIFSFRGVIFDIDPEFNNTEEWWLSIPEEVRPHKDQPFYHLLAENAESEYVAYVSEQNLLPDESGEPIRHSQVAEIFIKDKGGGYRPRNPSLN, from the coding sequence ATGATAAAAGCGCGGACCGCGAAATTTCAGATCGGACAGGTCGTTCGCCACCGGATCTTCTCGTTCCGGGGCGTGATCTTCGACATCGATCCGGAATTCAACAACACCGAGGAGTGGTGGCTGTCGATCCCGGAGGAGGTGCGGCCCCACAAGGACCAGCCGTTCTACCATCTGCTCGCGGAGAACGCGGAATCCGAATACGTCGCCTACGTGTCCGAGCAGAACCTGTTGCCCGACGAATCCGGCGAGCCGATCCGCCATTCGCAGGTCGCCGAGATCTTCATCAAGGACAAGGGCGGCGGCTACCGCCCGCGCAATCCGTCGCTGAACTGA
- a CDS encoding invasion associated locus B family protein, whose product MNFRYLAASVRPRGRLLALLTATALAVPFAAEAQTPAPAPGAPAAPKAAPAPKAAPKAAPKAPAPAAQAPAQQAPPAAGAPAQQGAAQPADQQIQLIYAPWTKFCLKGQDANAKQVCFTGKDGRIESGQPVIAAVIIEPEGEPKKILRVTLPLGMQLVHGTRIIVDSNAPLQSPYVICFQNGCMSDYEATPELIANMKKGQNLVVQAINANGAPLTLPLPLAGEFQKAYDGPPTDPKVFEETQKKLQEELQKKADEQRKKLEQSGAAPGAAPAGQK is encoded by the coding sequence ATGAATTTCCGTTACTTGGCCGCGTCCGTCCGGCCGCGCGGGCGACTTCTCGCCTTGTTGACGGCGACGGCATTGGCCGTTCCGTTTGCCGCCGAGGCCCAGACCCCGGCGCCGGCCCCCGGTGCGCCCGCCGCGCCCAAGGCAGCTCCGGCCCCGAAAGCCGCTCCCAAGGCAGCCCCCAAGGCTCCGGCACCGGCCGCTCAGGCGCCCGCCCAGCAGGCTCCTCCCGCCGCGGGCGCGCCGGCGCAGCAGGGCGCAGCCCAGCCGGCAGACCAGCAGATCCAACTGATCTACGCCCCCTGGACCAAGTTCTGCCTCAAGGGCCAGGACGCCAACGCCAAGCAGGTCTGCTTCACCGGCAAGGACGGCCGCATCGAGTCGGGCCAGCCGGTCATCGCCGCCGTCATCATCGAACCGGAAGGCGAGCCGAAGAAGATCCTGCGCGTGACGCTGCCGCTCGGCATGCAGCTCGTGCACGGCACCCGCATCATCGTGGACAGCAATGCGCCGTTGCAGAGCCCGTACGTTATCTGCTTCCAGAACGGCTGCATGTCGGACTACGAAGCGACGCCCGAGCTCATCGCCAACATGAAGAAGGGCCAGAATCTCGTTGTCCAGGCGATCAACGCCAACGGCGCGCCGCTGACGCTGCCGCTGCCGCTCGCCGGCGAATTCCAGAAGGCCTATGACGGTCCGCCGACCGATCCGAAGGTGTTCGAGGAAACCCAGAAGAAGCTTCAGGAAGAGCTTCAGAAGAAGGCGGACGAGCAGCGCAAGAAGCTCGAGCAGAGCGGTGCTGCGCCCGGCGCGGCTCCGGCCGGCCAGAAATAA
- a CDS encoding extracellular solute-binding protein: MFMFQRLLEGPGIRHCILLASALVMALAAGLPASARAEEAHAIAMHGKPAMPADFTHMPYANPDAPKGGRLTWGMLGTFDSLNPFVVKGLAVQPIRGYVVESLLARGQDESFTLYGLLARSVETDDERSYVTFRLDPRARFSDGKPVLAEDVLFSWQLLRDHGRPNLRQYYAKVARAEAPDPLTVRFDLTGANDRELPLILGLMPILPKHAVDVATFEETTLTGPVGSGPYRVTAVRPGASVTLKRNPDYWGRDLAINRGLYNFDEIRLDFFREANGQFEAFKRGLYDFRVENEPLRWHDGYDFPAVKSGEVIRDSVKPGVPQPSEFLVFNTRRPMFADIRVRKALTLLFDFELVNRNYFFSLYSRVAGYFAGSDLSAYGRPADARERELLKPFAAQIPPDVMDGSYRLPVTDGSGRDRATLRAALKLLSEAGYDLDGTALRNRTTKAPFTFEILVTTRDQERIALAFQRDLRRAGIEPSVRSVDPVQFDQRRLAYEFDMIQNRWDQSLSPGNEQYFYWGSAAADNPGTRNYMGARDPAVDAMIAALLEAREHTAFVSAVRALDRALIAGFYTIPLFNVSEQWIARWNRIERPKATALSGYLPETWWSKGEP, encoded by the coding sequence ATGTTCATGTTCCAACGCCTTCTCGAGGGCCCCGGCATCCGCCATTGCATCCTCCTCGCCTCGGCCCTCGTTATGGCCCTCGCCGCCGGGTTGCCGGCCAGCGCACGGGCCGAGGAGGCCCATGCCATCGCCATGCACGGTAAGCCGGCGATGCCCGCCGATTTCACCCACATGCCCTACGCCAATCCCGATGCGCCCAAGGGCGGCCGGCTGACCTGGGGCATGCTCGGCACCTTCGACAGCCTCAATCCGTTCGTCGTGAAGGGATTGGCGGTGCAGCCGATCCGCGGCTACGTGGTCGAAAGCCTGCTTGCGCGTGGCCAAGATGAGTCGTTCACGCTCTACGGCCTGCTCGCCAGATCGGTCGAGACCGATGACGAGCGGAGCTACGTCACGTTCCGCCTCGATCCCCGCGCCCGGTTCTCCGACGGCAAACCGGTGCTCGCGGAGGACGTGCTGTTCTCCTGGCAGCTCTTGCGCGACCACGGCCGACCGAACCTTCGGCAATACTATGCCAAGGTTGCCAGGGCCGAGGCGCCCGATCCTCTCACCGTCCGCTTCGACCTCACCGGCGCCAACGACCGGGAATTGCCGCTGATCCTCGGCCTGATGCCGATCCTGCCCAAGCACGCGGTCGATGTCGCGACCTTCGAGGAGACGACGCTGACCGGGCCGGTCGGCTCCGGCCCGTATCGCGTCACCGCGGTGCGGCCCGGCGCCAGCGTGACGCTCAAGCGCAATCCCGACTATTGGGGCCGCGACCTCGCCATCAATCGCGGCCTCTACAATTTCGACGAGATCAGGCTCGACTTTTTCCGCGAGGCCAACGGCCAGTTCGAGGCCTTCAAGCGCGGCCTCTACGATTTCCGCGTCGAGAACGAGCCGCTGCGCTGGCACGACGGCTATGATTTTCCGGCCGTCAAAAGCGGCGAGGTGATCCGCGACAGCGTCAAGCCCGGCGTGCCGCAGCCCTCGGAATTCCTGGTCTTCAACACCCGCCGTCCGATGTTCGCCGACATCCGCGTGCGAAAGGCGCTGACGCTGCTGTTCGATTTCGAGCTGGTCAACCGCAACTACTTCTTCTCGCTCTACTCGCGCGTCGCCGGCTATTTCGCCGGCTCGGACCTGTCGGCCTATGGCAGGCCTGCGGACGCGCGCGAGCGCGAGCTGCTCAAGCCGTTCGCCGCACAGATTCCGCCCGATGTCATGGACGGCAGCTACCGCCTGCCGGTGACCGACGGCTCCGGCCGCGACCGGGCCACGCTGCGCGCCGCGCTGAAACTGTTGTCGGAGGCCGGCTACGATCTCGACGGCACCGCGCTGCGCAACCGGACGACCAAGGCGCCCTTCACGTTCGAGATCCTGGTCACGACCCGCGACCAGGAGCGCATCGCGCTCGCCTTCCAGCGCGACCTCAGGCGCGCCGGCATCGAGCCGAGCGTACGGTCGGTCGATCCCGTGCAATTCGACCAGCGCCGGCTCGCTTACGAGTTCGACATGATCCAGAACCGCTGGGACCAGTCGCTGTCGCCCGGCAACGAGCAGTATTTCTATTGGGGCAGCGCTGCCGCCGACAATCCAGGCACCCGCAACTACATGGGCGCCAGGGATCCGGCGGTCGACGCCATGATCGCCGCCCTGCTGGAGGCCCGTGAACATACGGCCTTCGTCTCGGCGGTGCGCGCGTTGGACCGCGCCCTGATCGCGGGCTTCTACACAATCCCCCTGTTTAACGTATCCGAGCAATGGATCGCGCGCTGGAATCGGATAGAACGGCCAAAGGCCACTGCGCTGTCCGGCTACCTGCCGGAGACCTGGTGGTCGAAGGGTGAGCCTTAG
- a CDS encoding class I adenylate-forming enzyme family protein, giving the protein MNQQAVSPTLDTLFQRTLMRQPHATALLDPLNKARVTGHQPRRLSYAEADTAIEALSAYFVESGLPANSVIAIQLPNTVEFVLTVLAAHRAGLVVAVLPLLWRHAELTAALNRTAARAIVTMSRVDGVSYSDLAMHAAAEAFSIRHVCGFGTDLPEGMASLDEVLARPPGTTRAVIQDGRKAAMISFDVTAEGFRPVPRPHFSLIAGGLAMSLEADIKQGATVMAAFTPMSFAGLASSLAVWLLSGGALALHHPFENDVLEQQINEHECEVLIAPAQLALRLGDSDLAARMPTLRNVIGLWRAPEQVAASDAWIAPHAPLTDVYLFGEAGLFGARRGEDGMPVAVMPGPHGAPREQSGSSIAGEILLTPKGTLGLRGAMVPIAAYAPPQPVGETLIAQPPRDYVDTGYAARLDRPSGAICITAPPSGIMAVGGYRFLSNDLQEWARRLGQGALLTALPDRLSGHRLAGRAQDNARAREALNELGLNPLMVEAFRDRSGAA; this is encoded by the coding sequence GTGAACCAGCAAGCCGTATCGCCGACGCTCGACACGCTGTTCCAGCGCACGCTGATGCGGCAGCCGCACGCGACCGCCCTGCTCGACCCCCTCAACAAGGCGCGCGTGACCGGGCACCAGCCGCGGCGGCTGAGCTATGCCGAGGCCGATACCGCCATCGAGGCGCTGTCGGCCTATTTCGTCGAATCGGGCCTGCCGGCCAATTCCGTCATCGCAATCCAGCTGCCGAACACGGTCGAGTTCGTGCTGACGGTGCTCGCCGCCCATCGCGCCGGTCTCGTCGTCGCCGTGCTGCCGCTGCTCTGGCGCCACGCGGAACTGACCGCTGCGCTCAACCGCACCGCCGCGCGCGCCATCGTCACCATGAGCAGGGTCGACGGCGTCAGCTATTCCGACCTCGCGATGCACGCTGCGGCGGAGGCGTTCTCGATCCGCCATGTCTGCGGCTTCGGCACCGACCTGCCCGAAGGCATGGCCTCGCTCGACGAGGTCCTGGCCCGCCCGCCCGGCACCACGCGCGCCGTGATCCAGGACGGCCGCAAGGCGGCGATGATCTCCTTCGACGTCACGGCGGAAGGCTTTCGCCCGGTGCCGCGGCCGCATTTCAGCCTGATCGCCGGGGGCCTTGCGATGTCGCTGGAGGCCGACATCAAGCAGGGCGCGACCGTGATGGCGGCGTTCACGCCGATGTCGTTCGCCGGCCTCGCCTCCTCGCTCGCAGTGTGGCTGCTCTCGGGCGGCGCGCTGGCGCTGCATCATCCGTTCGAGAACGACGTGCTGGAGCAGCAGATCAACGAGCATGAATGCGAGGTGCTGATCGCGCCCGCGCAGCTCGCGCTGCGGCTCGGCGATTCCGACCTGGCGGCGCGGATGCCTACCTTACGCAACGTTATCGGCCTGTGGCGCGCGCCGGAACAGGTGGCGGCAAGCGATGCCTGGATCGCGCCGCATGCGCCGCTGACCGACGTCTATCTGTTCGGCGAGGCCGGATTGTTTGGCGCCCGCCGCGGCGAGGACGGCATGCCTGTTGCGGTAATGCCGGGGCCGCACGGCGCCCCGCGCGAACAGTCCGGCTCCTCCATCGCCGGCGAGATCCTGCTGACGCCGAAGGGCACGCTCGGCCTCCGCGGGGCGATGGTGCCGATCGCGGCCTATGCCCCGCCGCAGCCGGTCGGCGAGACGCTGATCGCGCAGCCGCCGCGCGACTATGTCGACACCGGCTATGCGGCGCGGCTCGACCGTCCGAGCGGTGCGATCTGCATCACCGCGCCGCCCTCGGGCATCATGGCCGTCGGCGGCTACCGCTTCCTCTCCAACGACCTCCAGGAATGGGCGCGCCGGCTCGGCCAGGGCGCCCTGCTCACCGCGCTGCCCGACCGCCTTTCCGGTCATCGGCTGGCGGGCCGGGCCCAGGACAATGCCCGCGCCCGCGAGGCGCTCAACGAGCTTGGGCTTAACCCCCTGATGGTTGAGGCTTTTCGCGACCGCTCCGGGGCGGCCTAG